From the Procambarus clarkii isolate CNS0578487 chromosome 70, FALCON_Pclarkii_2.0, whole genome shotgun sequence genome, one window contains:
- the LOC138356007 gene encoding protein SON-like, whose amino-acid sequence MNQEPDSRSSYAIFNFRAGVILTLSSLGEVNPYSQALTAGGVYSQALTAGGVYSQALTAGGVYSQALTAGGVYSQALTAAGVYSQALTADGVYSHALTADGVYSQALTAGGVYSQALTADGVYSQALTADGVYSQALTADGVFSQALTADGVYSQALTADGVFSQALTADGVYSQALTADGVYSQALTADGVYSQALTADGVYSHALTAGGVYSPALTANGVYSHALTADGVYSHALTADGVYSHALTADGVYSHALTADGVYSCYQQNSRFHTQPNSYSAHLS is encoded by the exons Atgaaccaggagccagattcacgaagcagttacgcga TTTTCAACTTCCGTGCCGGGGTCATCCTTACATTGTCTTCTCTGGGGGAAGTTAATCCATATTCTCAAGCTCTTACTGCTGGTGGTGTATATTCTCAAGCTCTTACTGCTGGTGGTGTATATTCTCAAGCTCTTACTGCTGGTGGTGTATATTCTCAAGCTCTTACTGCTGGTGGTGTATATTCTCAAGCTCTTACTGCTGCTGGTGTATATTCTCAAGCTCTTACTGCTGATGGTGTATATTCTCATGCTCTTACTGCTGATGGTGTATATTCTCAAGCTCTTACTGCTGGTGGTGTATATTCTCAAGCTCTTACTGCTGACGGTGTATATTCTCAAGCTCTTACTGCTGACGGTGTATATTCTCAAGCTCTTACTGCTGATGGTGTATTTTCTCAAGCTCTTACTGCTGATGGTGTATATTCTCAAGCTCTTACTGCTGATGGTGTATTTTCTCAAGCTCTTACTGCTGATGGTGTATATTCTCAAGCTCTTACTGCTGACGGTGTATATTCTCAAGCTCTTACTGCTGACGGTGTATATTCTCAAGCTCTTACTGCTGACGGTGTATATTCTCATGCTCTTACTGCTGGTGGTGTATATTCTCCAGCTCTTACTGCTAATGGTGTATATTCTCACGCTCTTACTGCTGACGGTGTATATTCTCACGCTCTTACTGCTGACGGTGTATATTCTCACGCTCTTACTGCTGATGGTGTATATTCTCACGCTCTTACTGCTGATGGTGTATATTCCTGTTATCAGCAGAATTCTCGTTTTCATACACAGCCCAATTCTTACTCAGCACATCTTTCTTAA